The Oncorhynchus gorbuscha isolate QuinsamMale2020 ecotype Even-year linkage group LG06, OgorEven_v1.0, whole genome shotgun sequence sequence AAACACATACAAACTCCAGGTCTGTTCATAAAAGTTTAAAATCCAATCAAAATGATCATGAGTAGGACACTTCTTTCTGTTTATCCCCTTATATGCAACACCCATAACAACCTGTACTCCACTCCATTCAACTTCCCAGTAACAGCGGCCTGACAGAGCCTCTCTACACAGTACTACAGCATTGTTTACAAATCTCTCTGGGTGGTCAGGATAAGGCAGTGCCACATCCTTCCATACAGCCTCTTTGTTGTCTTTGGAGAGAAGGAGGTTTTTATGTGCGGTGTTTAGGTCCAATGTGAGCTGACTGGCATCTGATGGTAAGAAATCAGATATGATGAACCCATACAACAAGTATtgatctgtctgcctgtctgtctgttgtttgtCTTCCATACTTACATTTCAAAAACTCCTGCCTTGTTGTTGGTACTTTACTCTCCACAAACTTTTCTTTTACTTGGGGTAGAGCTAGAGGGATACAGAAATAATGAACTAAAGACAGTCAATTATGTTGCATTTAGTCTCAAGATAAACTGTGATTGTGCTGATGTCATTTTAGTGCAAATGTGTGGTGACAATTGGCTCACGTGGACTGGGATTTGATGCCTGCAGAATATGAACATCTTGTACTGTGGAAACAGATATATAGTCCTAGTGAGTATAACAATGTAATTTAGCCATTCTATAGAAATTCAGGTATGTATACAGAAGTCTGTTCATTTGTTGTTTTTTAATTAGGTTTACTCAATTATACTGAAGGAAAGCTATTGATTTGTCAGTGGAGATGGTTTGAGTGTAACAAGGGATTTGACAAGTTTGGTTTGTTTGTTGCAAACCTTTTTTAGAGATTTTTACAAAGGTCCCTTTGCAGATGTCCTCCAATCGCTGTTTCAGTTCAGCCACAGATTTCTTCACTCCTTCAAAAGACACTTGTTGGCTGACATTGATGCTGCATGAGTCTCCACATCCAGGGAGGGCTAGGATTGATTGACAGCTCTGTAAACACAGACAGGCAATCTTAATATACAAGTTGGATCCTGACAAATTCAAAGTGAAACAAAGTACCAGAGGAATTGTGTGTGAATttggcaaaaaatatatattttaatgaagagTCATTTTATCCAGGAGTCTTGATAGTGCCAATATTACCTGGAGGAAAATAATAGAATCTTTTATTTTTGACAACTGCCCAAGCTCAGCATCTCTCCTCCTCAACTCTGCAATCTCCTTTTGCAACTGGTCAACCTGCTCTTCAGCCTGGCCCACAGCAGCATTCTCCTGTGATCTGATCAGTCTTTTCACATCAGAGTGCCACTTCTCAACAGAGCGGATCATTTCATCAAAGACCTTGTCACTGTCTTCCACAGCTACCTGTGCTGAGTACTGTAGGGAGTCACACAcaaaaagagagtgggagagagagcagcagtctTCTCATACAGACCTCTCATACAGCTCTGAACACTGAACTTATCAGATGATTGGTTGGAGAAGAGCTTCAGTTGTCAGAAGTTGAGGTTCTCTCATCAATACTCACTGTGAGAGACTCCATGGCCTGCTTCAACCGCAATagctccttctctttcctcttgaTTACTTGCTTGGATTTCTTGTGTTCCTCCTTCAGTTCTTTCTGTAGATCCAAAACTCTTATGAGTGAAAATTATATGGGATTTCATTGGAATGGTGCTGTAAACCTTGGGAGGTTCGGGTGGTGTTTTGTTTACTCTCTAGCTACTGTTTAATTGCTATGTGGACTTCAGACTAGGTCTTATCTCTTTTACCAGTGTAGATACTGAAGCGTAAGGCTACAGTTTCAAGTGTTTAATTCAGcacttttttatttgattttaagtCATACAAAACATGTAGAAGCAGTCTCAGAGAGCTTACCTGTTTTTCCGTGCTTTCAGCTACAGCTGAAACGGTTTCATGGCCTTTGTGTACACCCATCAAACACTCATAGCAGAGACAACGTTGATCGGTACGACAGTAAACCTCCAGCAGTTTGTCATGCTGGGAGCAGATCTTCTCCTGTAGCTGTATGGAGGCTTCCTCAAGCCTGTGTCGTTTTCCTGGGTTTAGCTTGTCATGAAGCTTGAGGTGTGTTTCACAGTACGAGGCCAGGCACAGAAGACAAGACTTGATGGCTTTCTGCTTTCTCCCAGCACAGACATCACACACAATATCCCCTGGTTCAGCATAACTAGGAACAGAAGGGTCAGCTTGGAGTTCTTCAGTCTTCTTCAGTCTTTCCACTACCTCTGCAAACATGGTATTTTTGTTCAGAGCAGGCCTTGTGGTGAATATCTGTCTACACTGAGGACAGCTGTAGACACCTGTCTGGTCATTTAGACTCCAGTAGTCCTTTATACAGCCCATGCAGTAACTGTGTCCACAAGGAATGGTCACAGGCTCCTTCAGTAGATCCAGACAAATTGAACAAGTGAATTGTTCTTCACCAAATAATGAACAAGACTCAGCCATTTTAGAGATTGTGGCCGAGACGAATGTTTATCTTGTGTGTCAGGACTGGTTCCGGTATAGTGCAACAATCTGAATTCCTATTCGTTCTGAAAAACGACATTTCCTGTTTTGCCTGCACAGCTGGGGGGTGTGgtacacactccagtacagtaggtggcagccagtggtgtaaagcacttattaagtaaaaatactttaaagtacgaGTAAGTCGTTTTTTGGTGTATCTGTACcctactatttatatttttgacaacttttactccaccacattcctaaagaaaatgtgtaCTTTTACTcctatacattttccctgacacctaaaagaACTAGTTGCATTTTGAATCCTCAGGCAGGACAGAAATATGGTTAAATTCAGGCACCTATTAATATAACACGTTGTCAtcgctactgcctctgatctggcagactcactaaagtctgagtgttggagcaagCCCCTGTCTTTACAGAAAAAAAAATTcataccatctggtttgcttaataggaattttactcaagtattacaATCGAGTACTTTTGTTTGCGGACTAATACCATAAAAGAAGAAGCGATTTTTATCAAGTTCTCCATCTGGGGCTTGAATGTGTACTAGTCGGCTATGCTCAACGATAAGTTAATAGTTTTTCTCTTAGCTCTATAATTCAACAAAATAAATATACTGCTGTCTGACTGCTCACAGCTACCAAGAATGCTCTTCTGAATTGGTTTTTTAATAATAGGGTCAACTTCCAAGTGTATGtacagtgtatgtaaaattcagacttcaactgtatttgacctaaaccctccctgaatgtttaaaaaaaaacaagtgaCCCTCCCCTATACACCAAATAATAATTCAAACATTTTGTGGATAGCAGACAACATGCCAACTGTTTACCCTCACTTCCAGGACAGACCAGAAACTTAGATATGCAGTTTTTGAAACTGTTCTTTGTCCTGTAAACATTACATGGCAACGTGGGAATTTGAATAGTGCACAGGGCTGCGGGCCGGAAGGTTGTGGGTTCCCAGACCATGGTGGACAAGAATAGGGGTGGAAAGATATTCTATATAGTAAAAGCATTGCATGAATCTATCATCGAATTTGCCTTTTATAAAGAGAGATATGTCAATGTGTTCTCCTTaatcatatttctccaatgccaaatcCATGTCTTGTTTGCAACGAAACTGTCCCTGTTTGAGAATAACGAAATCTGAGACGTCATTAGGTATCTGACAATGGTACATTTAAAAGTGAAGCCCACCTGTCCACTTCAGACAGATAATGCCTACCGACGCAGAAAAATGTAAGCTTTAATTGCTGGCTACTCTTCTTCCATGGCTTAACCCAACGAGAGAAGGTCAAGTGTTTCCCTAAAAACTTCTGTGTTTAAACATcttctattgtacagaaagtgAATAGCTTAATCAATTGATAGTGGCAGAATTAGATTACTTCTCAAGCCGTCAGCCTCTGAATGCCAAAGAAACGAAACAACGATATCCCCATATGCATCGGAGTTGTGTCGTTCCCAGAtattttacagcttgtttctagcGTAAACGACCAAAGCGCTGTTATAGATCACTTTATATAATCAGATCAGTTTTATTTTCTTCAAAATCTTATAACAATGGGTAGGCCTGTGCTTTTCGACATTTTCTTTA is a genomic window containing:
- the LOC124037836 gene encoding tripartite motif-containing protein 16-like isoform X1 is translated as MAESCSLFGEEQFTCSICLDLLKEPVTIPCGHSYCMGCIKDYWSLNDQTGVYSCPQCRQIFTTRPALNKNTMFAEVVERLKKTEELQADPSVPSYAEPGDIVCDVCAGRKQKAIKSCLLCLASYCETHLKLHDKLNPGKRHRLEEASIQLQEKICSQHDKLLEVYCRTDQRCLCYECLMGVHKGHETVSAVAESTEKQKELKEEHKKSKQVIKRKEKELLRLKQAMESLTYSAQVAVEDSDKVFDEMIRSVEKWHSDVKRLIRSQENAAVGQAEEQVDQLQKEIAELRRRDAELGQLSKIKDSIIFLQSCQSILALPGCGDSCSINVSQQVSFEGVKKSVAELKQRLEDICKGTFVKISKKVQDVHILQASNPSPPLPQVKEKFVESKVPTTRQEFLKYASQLTLDLNTAHKNLLLSKDNKEAVWKDVALPYPDHPERFVNNAVVLCREALSGRCYWEVEWSGVQVVMGVAYKGINRKKCPTHDHFDWILNFYEQTWSLYVFGRCVWENTKQTKQLPFWPSKKLGLYLDHKAGSLTFYNITDTMTLLYRVQTTFTQPLYPVFWIKVQSGMKLCRMK
- the LOC124037836 gene encoding E3 ubiquitin/ISG15 ligase TRIM25-like isoform X2, producing MAESCSLFGEEQFTCSICLDLLKEPVTIPCGHSYCMGCIKDYWSLNDQTGVYSCPQCRQIFTTRPALNKNTMFAEVVERLKKTEELQADPSVPSYAEPGDIVCDVCAGRKQKAIKSCLLCLASYCETHLKLHDKLNPGKRHRLEEASIQLQEKICSQHDKLLEVYCRTDQRCLCYECLMGVHKGHETVSAVAESTEKQKELKEEHKKSKQVIKRKEKELLRLKQAMESLTYSAQVAVEDSDKVFDEMIRSVEKWHSDVKRLIRSQENAAVGQAEEQVDQLQKEIAELRRRDAELGQLSKIKDSIIFLQSCQSILALPGCGDSCSINVSQQVSFEGVKKSVAELKQRLEDICKGTFVKISKKVQDVHILQASNPSPPLPQVKEKFVESKVPTTRQEFLKCKYGRQTTDRQADRSILVVWVHHI
- the LOC124037836 gene encoding E3 ubiquitin/ISG15 ligase TRIM25-like isoform X3, with protein sequence MAESCSLFGEEQFTCSICLDLLKEPVTIPCGHSYCMGCIKDYWSLNDQTGVYSCPQCRQIFTTRPALNKNTMFAEVVERLKKTEELQADPSVPSYAEPGDIVCDVCAGRKQKAIKSCLLCLASYCETHLKLHDKLNPGKRHRLEEASIQLQEKICSQHDKLLEVYCRTDQRCLCYECLMGVHKGHETVSAVAESTEKQKELKEEHKKSKQVIKRKEKELLRLKQAMESLTYSAQVAVEDSDKVFDEMIRSVEKWHSDVKRLIRSQENAAVGQAEEQVDQLQKEIAELRRRDAELGQLSKIKDSIIFLQSCQSILALPGCGDSCSINVSQQVSFEGVKKSVAELKQRLEDICKGTFVKISKKVQDVHILQASNPSPREPIVTTHLH